The Streptomyces sp. DG1A-41 genomic sequence CAGCTCCGAGGTGAACCAACTGATCTTCACCGCATGGCCGTTGACGAAGATCGTGGCCGGGAGGACCGGCCAGTGGCGAGGACTGACCGCGATACGGGTGATCCGTCCCCACAGCGGGTCCAGCATGTCCGCCAGGCCGGAGAGCTCGCTCGTCAGGTCACGTGAACGGGGCCACCATGCGCCGTCGAGCTCGGCGCGCCCCGCAGCGGAAGGGCTCTCGGATTTGAGCGCGAGGCGCGCCGTCGGGGTCCTGAAGGGAACGGTCCGTAGCGGAGGACGCGGCGG encodes the following:
- a CDS encoding DUF5994 family protein, producing the protein MSATISRPPRPPLRTVPFRTPTARLALKSESPSAAGRAELDGAWWPRSRDLTSELSGLADMLDPLWGRITRIAVSPRHWPVLPATIFVNGHAVKISWFTSELDPHEILLLSYTAGRWDLLVIPPETGAPSAARLMTAASADTGAPMTATALMTAERARTGRCAVTPDRSPRPS